One window of the Melanotaenia boesemani isolate fMelBoe1 chromosome 14, fMelBoe1.pri, whole genome shotgun sequence genome contains the following:
- the ccdc181 gene encoding coiled-coil domain-containing protein 181 isoform X1: MTEVVCTKSQEEYEDDFERDLDWLISEESRSEDQGPDYEDIEAQIDKELEEDERQQRGKRKEKKGKAEQLEEDEERWPSPMEPLEYDSDRDSPSKSLPVVPPPLEIDEQTDEEKKYILEKIQQANRELQEQETPDITRRRRLHFKEMLVDLVVPPLQFDKNGNNGDVEGEKVQMDIKAKDADADTEFSRKMSTLKLSPRDENRVYGGSSNEEGQGMKEGRVLVEKDGKFDLVSMKEVESQSLLPPIVNNFNDCSHSSPRIQQQTSNSGKIHNSLSPSRIRVGSSSFLMGADNLRVPRPPAQPRNRPSSANHSQRSIQRSNSKRRVQSATGTPCLATYTLSTQQKELLQRIQERKERLAREVSKMTVNETEQRKREEEELKRQENEQAFKAWWMRKREQLQEERRIQRAQEIERMNSQRDSTDPDEAFKLWLQRKQEQQQKERQLVEIRRLEEDSGYLLHSREECERAFKLWLKRKRAEKRAEQQAAREHSRRLVLEERRVRRMRDLLCTVNETKPFRFTEQLAYRF, translated from the exons ATGACTGAGGTTGTTTGCACAAAATCTCAGGAGGAATATGAAGATGACTTTGAGAGGGATCTGGACTGGTTGATCAGTGAGGAGAGCAGGAGTGAGGACCAG GGTCCTGACTATGAGGACATAGAGGCACAAATAGACAAAGAACTTGAAGAGGATGAAAGACAACAAAGagggaaaagaaaggagaagaaaggcaaagcagagcagctggaagaggatgaagagaggTGGCCTTCTCCTATGGAGCCATTAGAGTATGATTCAGATCGAGACAGCCCAAGTAAATCACTACCTGTAGTCCCACCTCCTTTAGAGATTGATGAGCAGACAGACGAGGAGAAAAAGTACATTTTGGAGAAGATCCAGCAGGCTAACAGGGAGCTACAGGAACAGGAAACTCCAGATATAACAAGAAGGAGGCGTCTTCATTTTAAAGAGATGCTGGTGGACTTGGTGGTGCCTCCACTCCAGTTTGACAAAAATGGCAACAATGGTGACGTAGAGGGGGAGAAAGTCCAAATGGATATAAAAGCCAAGGATGCAGATGCAGATACAGAATTTTCAAGGAAGATGTCTACATTAAAACTTTCCCCTCGTGATGAGAACAGGGTGTATGGAGGATCTAGCAATGAGGAAGGACAGGGAATGAAGGAGGGCAGAGTGCTTGTGGAAAAGGATGGAAAATTCGACCTTGTTAGCATGAAAGAGGTGGAGAGTCAAAGCCTTCTACCTCCTATAGTAAATAATTTCAATgactgttcccactcctcacCTCGTATCCAACAGCAGACTTCAAACTCTGGAAAGATCCACAATTCCCTCTCTCCTTCTCGAATCCGTGTTGGCTCTTCCTCTTTTCTCATGGGAGCTGATAACCTTCGGGTCCCCAGACCTCCAGCACAGCCCAGGAACAGGCCCAGTTCAGCCAACCACAGTCAGAGAAGCATTCAAAGGAGTAACAGCAAGAGGCGGGTACAGTCTGCTACGGGAACACCCTGCCTGGCCACATATACCCTCTCCACCCAACAGAAAGAGCTGCTGCAGAGGATCcaggagaggaaggagaggcTAGCCAGAGAGGTCAGCAAGATGACagtaaatgaa ACAGAACAGAGGAAgcgtgaggaagaggagctcaAGAGGCAGGAAAATGAACAGGCATTTAAAGCCTGGTGGATGAGGAAAAGAGAGCAACTTCAAGAGGAAAGAAGGATTCAACGAGCCCAGGAGATAGAAAGGATGAATTCTCAA AGAGACTCAACTGATCCCGATGAGGCCTTCAAGTTGTGGCTTCAGAgaaagcaggagcagcagcagaaggagAGGCAGCTCGTGGAGATTAGGAGGCTCGAAGAGGACAGTGGTTACTTGTTACACAGTCGGGAGGAGTGTGAACGTGCCTTCAAACT ctGGCTGAAGCGGAAACGGGCGGAGAAGCGAGCAGAGCAGCAGGCGGCCCGAGAGCACTCCCGCAGGTTGGTGCTGGAGGAGCGACGGGTACGACGCATGAGGGACCTGCTGTGCACTGTCAATGAAACCAAACCCTTCAGGTTCACCGAACAGCTGGCTTACCGCTTCTAA
- the ccdc181 gene encoding coiled-coil domain-containing protein 181 isoform X2 translates to MTEVVCTKSQEEYEDDFERDLDWLISEESRSEDQGPDYEDIEAQIDKELEEDERQQRGKRKEKKGKAEQLEEDEERWPSPMEPLEYDSDRDSPSKSLPVVPPPLEIDEQTDEEKKYILEKIQQANRELQEQETPDITRRRRLHFKEMLVDLVVPPLQFDKNGNNGDVEGEKVQMDIKAKDADADTEFSRKMSTLKLSPRDENRVYGGSSNEEGQGMKEGRVLVEKDGKFDLVSMKEVESQSLLPPIVNNFNDCSHSSPRIQQQTSNSGKIHNSLSPSRIRVGSSSFLMGADNLRVPRPPAQPRNRPSSANHSQRSIQRSNSKRRVQSATGTPCLATYTLSTQQKELLQRIQERKERLARETEQRKREEEELKRQENEQAFKAWWMRKREQLQEERRIQRAQEIERMNSQRDSTDPDEAFKLWLQRKQEQQQKERQLVEIRRLEEDSGYLLHSREECERAFKLWLKRKRAEKRAEQQAAREHSRRLVLEERRVRRMRDLLCTVNETKPFRFTEQLAYRF, encoded by the exons ATGACTGAGGTTGTTTGCACAAAATCTCAGGAGGAATATGAAGATGACTTTGAGAGGGATCTGGACTGGTTGATCAGTGAGGAGAGCAGGAGTGAGGACCAG GGTCCTGACTATGAGGACATAGAGGCACAAATAGACAAAGAACTTGAAGAGGATGAAAGACAACAAAGagggaaaagaaaggagaagaaaggcaaagcagagcagctggaagaggatgaagagaggTGGCCTTCTCCTATGGAGCCATTAGAGTATGATTCAGATCGAGACAGCCCAAGTAAATCACTACCTGTAGTCCCACCTCCTTTAGAGATTGATGAGCAGACAGACGAGGAGAAAAAGTACATTTTGGAGAAGATCCAGCAGGCTAACAGGGAGCTACAGGAACAGGAAACTCCAGATATAACAAGAAGGAGGCGTCTTCATTTTAAAGAGATGCTGGTGGACTTGGTGGTGCCTCCACTCCAGTTTGACAAAAATGGCAACAATGGTGACGTAGAGGGGGAGAAAGTCCAAATGGATATAAAAGCCAAGGATGCAGATGCAGATACAGAATTTTCAAGGAAGATGTCTACATTAAAACTTTCCCCTCGTGATGAGAACAGGGTGTATGGAGGATCTAGCAATGAGGAAGGACAGGGAATGAAGGAGGGCAGAGTGCTTGTGGAAAAGGATGGAAAATTCGACCTTGTTAGCATGAAAGAGGTGGAGAGTCAAAGCCTTCTACCTCCTATAGTAAATAATTTCAATgactgttcccactcctcacCTCGTATCCAACAGCAGACTTCAAACTCTGGAAAGATCCACAATTCCCTCTCTCCTTCTCGAATCCGTGTTGGCTCTTCCTCTTTTCTCATGGGAGCTGATAACCTTCGGGTCCCCAGACCTCCAGCACAGCCCAGGAACAGGCCCAGTTCAGCCAACCACAGTCAGAGAAGCATTCAAAGGAGTAACAGCAAGAGGCGGGTACAGTCTGCTACGGGAACACCCTGCCTGGCCACATATACCCTCTCCACCCAACAGAAAGAGCTGCTGCAGAGGATCcaggagaggaaggagaggcTAGCCAGAGAG ACAGAACAGAGGAAgcgtgaggaagaggagctcaAGAGGCAGGAAAATGAACAGGCATTTAAAGCCTGGTGGATGAGGAAAAGAGAGCAACTTCAAGAGGAAAGAAGGATTCAACGAGCCCAGGAGATAGAAAGGATGAATTCTCAA AGAGACTCAACTGATCCCGATGAGGCCTTCAAGTTGTGGCTTCAGAgaaagcaggagcagcagcagaaggagAGGCAGCTCGTGGAGATTAGGAGGCTCGAAGAGGACAGTGGTTACTTGTTACACAGTCGGGAGGAGTGTGAACGTGCCTTCAAACT ctGGCTGAAGCGGAAACGGGCGGAGAAGCGAGCAGAGCAGCAGGCGGCCCGAGAGCACTCCCGCAGGTTGGTGCTGGAGGAGCGACGGGTACGACGCATGAGGGACCTGCTGTGCACTGTCAATGAAACCAAACCCTTCAGGTTCACCGAACAGCTGGCTTACCGCTTCTAA
- the cpox gene encoding oxygen-dependent coproporphyrinogen-III oxidase, mitochondrial encodes MATIVFYSVRTTQTTTRRCFSSHLKGLASAIDSGLLSSTPGPSSTLLPETRWFSRGTSLRFMSHGTAGRSASGQTRRGALALSGAAAVTAAAAVAGFLANANHFQRAEMATKVSQNQEQEGDIVERCREFMSPPVTDISVLQGRKEEMSTKMEMLIMETQAEFCKALQKVDGGTFKVDRWERKEGGGGISCVMQGGKVFEKAGVNVSVVFGNLTEEAAKQMRSRGKVLKGKDGKLPFCAMGVSSVIHPKNPHIPTVHFNYRYFEIEEEDGTKQWWFGGGTDLTPVYIDKDDAFHFHNTLKEACDKHHPQYYPEFKKWCDRYFYVRHRGETRGIGGIFFDDLDSPNKEDVFDFVKSCARTVVPCYLPIVYKHLNDSFTDEEKDWQQVRRGRYVEFNLVYDRGVKFGLATPGSRIESILMSLPLTARWEYMHEPAKGTKEAEMLEVLQNPKEWV; translated from the exons ATGGCAACTATTGTCTTTTATTCGGTTAGAACGACTCAAACTACCACGAGGCGATGTTTCAGTTCCCATTTAAAGGGTCTTGCTAGTGCAATAGACTCGGGGTTGTTATCCTCTACTCCTGGCCCATCATCGACTTTGCTCCCGGAAACAAGATGGTTTTCCAGGGGCACCAGCTTGCGGTTCATGTCCCATGGGACCGCAGGCAGATCTGCATCTGGACAAACCAGGAGGGGAGCCCTGGCGCTAAGTGGAGCCGCAGCGGTGACGGCAGCTGCGGCCGTAGCGGGATTTTTGGCCAACGCTAACCACTTTCAGCGTGCAGAGATGGCAACTAAGGTCTCCCAGAATCAGGAGCAGGAGGGCGACATCGTGGAGAGATGCCGCGAGTTCATGTCTCCACCGGTGACCGACATCAGTGTCCTGCAGGGGAGAAAGGAGGAGATGAGTACCAAGATGGAGATGCTGATAATGGAGACACAGGCCGAGTTTTGTAAAGCCCTGCAGAAGGTGGACGGTGGGACGTTCAAAGTGGACCGGTGGGAGAGGAAGGAAG GTGGTGGGGGCATCAGCTGTGTAATGCAGGGTGGAAAGGTGTTTGAGAAGGCTGGGGTCAATGTGTCAGTGGTATTTGGGAACCTGACTGAGGAGGCAGCTAagcagatgaggagcagaggaaaaGTCCTCAAAGGCAAAGATG GAAAGCTACCGTTTTGTGCCATGGGTGTCAGCTCTGTTATTCACCCGAAAAACCCCCACATACCAACTGTGCACTTCAACTACAGATACTTTGAGATTGAAGAGGAGGATG GCACTAAGCAGTGGTGGTTTGGTGGAGGAACAGACCTGACCCCAGTTTATATTGATAAAGACGATGCATTTCACTTCCACAACACCCTGAAGGAGGCCTGTGACAAGCACCACCCACAGTATTACCCCGAATTCAAGAAATG GTGTGACAGATACTTCTATGTCCGCCACAGAGGGGAGACACGTGGGATAGGAGGAATCTTCTTTGATGACCTTGATTCCCCGAATAAGGAGGATGTGTTTGATTTTGTTAAGAGCTGTGCTCGCACTGTGGTCCCTTGTTACCTTCCCATTGTCTACAAACATCTCAATGACTCCTTTACTGATGAGGAGAAGGACTGGCAGCAGGTACGACGAGGAAG ATATGTGGAGTTCAACCTGGTGTATGACAGGGGAGTGAAGTTTGGTCTTGCCACTCCTGGCTCCAGAATTGAGAGCATCCTCATGTCCCTGCCACTCACTGCCAG GTGGGAGTACATGCATGAGCCTGCCAAAGGTACCAAGGAGGCTGAGATGCTGGAGGTGTTACAGAACCCTAAGGAGTGGGTTTGA
- the prrg1 gene encoding transmembrane gamma-carboxyglutamic acid protein 1 has translation MGMFLPADAAHSVLRRLRRANFMLEEMKPGNIQRECREEICTYEEAREAFENEEKTKRFWEEYVRESSPSGGLETVIGGVHSLYLIVPLLVILLVIAVVAITVWRCHSRKRSQHSPSLGHSHHSRVLSVVSMDQWGRDYHHGDHSELSVHSSPAYPGSGITIGRGSTGDPPPSYEEAVGHTDVQIETEPPPQYEDIVNTSSTRISGGPGK, from the exons ATGGGAA TGTTCCTGCCAGCAGATGCAGCCCATTCGGTGCTGAGGCGGCTGCGGAGGGCAAACTTCATGCTGGAGGAGATGAAACCGGGTAATATCCAGAGGGAGTGCCGAGAGGAGATCTGTACCTATGAGGAGGCCCGTGAAGCTTTTGAAAATGAAGAGAAGACT AAGCGGTTCTGGGAAGAATATGTGAGAGAAAGCAGTCCATCTGGAGGCTTGGAGACGGTCATTGGCGGAGTCCACTCTCTTTACCTGATTGTGCCATTGCTGGTGATTTTGTTAGTCATCGCTGTCGTCGCTATCACCGTGTGGCGCTGCCACTCCCGTAAGCGCTCACAGCACAGCCCCAGCCTGGGACACTCGCATCACAGTCGAGTTTTATCAGTGGTCTCCATGGACCAGTGGGGGAGGGATTACCACCACGGTGACCATTCAGAACTCAGCGTCCACAGCAGCCCAGCCTATCCAGGCTCTGGGATTACAATAGGGAGAGGAAGCACAGGAGACCCACCACCATCTTATGAGGAGGCTGTGGGTCATACAGATGTCCAGATAGAAACAGAGCCCCCTCCACAGTATGAGGATATAGTGAACACCAGCTCTACCAGAATCAGCGGTGGTCCCGGGAAGTAA